From a region of the Tateyamaria omphalii genome:
- a CDS encoding response regulator, translating into MDQRPSTLIVEDDPKVRAVLRNLLEDDGFNVIEATSAAETLECIAAQDLSLVTLDIHLGAESGLDLARQIRKLSTVPMVMVTGKDDLIDRVVGLEVGADDYITKPFHVREVIARIRAVLRRHQFAAEDAHRTKLAPDANADTAAFHFDGVIAVPDRMQVIDRCGADCALTSGDFNLLKVFLERPMRVLSRDQLMDLTQGATWSPLDRTVDNQVARLRKKIERNPSEPRLIKTVRGVGYTFACSVERKPLEDAHYRSA; encoded by the coding sequence TTGGACCAAAGACCGTCCACACTCATTGTTGAAGACGATCCAAAGGTGCGCGCAGTGCTGCGCAACCTGCTTGAGGATGATGGATTCAACGTCATTGAAGCGACGTCTGCCGCAGAAACGCTGGAGTGTATCGCGGCGCAGGACTTGAGCCTTGTCACCTTAGATATCCATCTGGGCGCCGAAAGTGGCCTGGACCTCGCCCGGCAAATCCGCAAGCTGTCCACTGTCCCGATGGTGATGGTCACGGGCAAGGATGACCTGATCGACCGGGTCGTCGGTCTGGAAGTCGGGGCGGATGACTACATTACCAAACCGTTTCATGTGCGCGAGGTCATTGCACGCATTCGCGCGGTCTTGCGACGCCACCAGTTTGCCGCAGAAGACGCGCACCGTACAAAACTGGCACCAGACGCAAACGCCGACACCGCGGCCTTCCATTTCGACGGTGTCATTGCCGTTCCAGACCGGATGCAGGTCATTGACCGCTGCGGCGCTGACTGCGCCCTGACGAGCGGCGATTTCAATTTGCTCAAGGTGTTTTTGGAACGGCCCATGCGGGTCTTGTCGCGCGACCAGCTGATGGATCTGACACAGGGTGCCACATGGTCACCCCTGGACCGGACGGTTGACAACCAGGTGGCCCGCCTGCGCAAGAAGATCGAGCGCAACCCATCAGAACCGCGATTGATCAAGACGGTGCGCGGCGTCGGCTACACTTTTGCCTGCTCGGTCGAACGCAAGCCGTTGGAAGACGCACATTACAGAAGCGCCTGA
- a CDS encoding helix-turn-helix domain-containing protein: MSFTKTLCAIRGPKMYVTLSAENRPVHGPLSARGTTSAGLPTLVKAGQHLYREGDEVERLYQVSNGVVRLTRMLEDGRRQVISFGYPGDIIGFPADGRHHTDCDALVDTTLFAYRRTALDTGDGDPDLHLALLEAALREISAMQDHVMMLGRKSALERVASFLNVLTISYGEDIDTHRRIDLPMSRSDIADFLGLTTETVSRAFTTLRKAGVMSLDGAQTIVVRDPCLLAEMAAGED; encoded by the coding sequence ATGTCGTTCACCAAGACCCTGTGCGCAATCAGGGGGCCAAAGATGTACGTCACGCTGTCTGCGGAAAACCGTCCGGTCCACGGCCCGCTTTCCGCGCGAGGGACCACTTCTGCCGGTTTGCCCACATTGGTCAAGGCTGGCCAGCATCTTTACCGTGAAGGCGACGAGGTTGAACGGTTGTACCAGGTCTCGAACGGTGTCGTCAGACTGACCCGGATGTTGGAGGACGGGCGCCGCCAGGTGATCTCCTTCGGGTATCCTGGCGACATCATTGGTTTCCCAGCGGACGGGCGCCACCACACCGACTGTGACGCCTTGGTAGATACGACTCTTTTCGCTTACAGGCGCACGGCGCTCGACACCGGGGACGGGGACCCGGACCTGCACCTTGCCCTGCTTGAAGCGGCCTTGCGCGAGATCAGCGCGATGCAGGATCACGTTATGATGCTTGGCCGTAAGTCGGCGCTGGAGCGGGTAGCGTCCTTTCTGAACGTGCTGACCATCAGCTACGGAGAGGATATTGACACGCATCGGCGGATTGACCTGCCGATGTCCCGCAGCGATATCGCCGATTTTCTGGGCCTGACGACCGAAACAGTCAGCCGTGCCTTCACCACGTTGCGGAAGGCTGGCGTGATGTCGCTGGACGGGGCGCAAACCATTGTTGTGCGCGATCCTTGCTTGCTTGCTGAGATGGCGGCCGGAGAGGACTAA
- a CDS encoding cupin domain-containing protein: protein MSKFPIVVTGDGVTRQVLADHPDLMVVAFRFQHKGAVGALHDHPHVQSTYVEQGRFRFTLGDEKREVGPGDSFVVPTGMTHGCVCLEPGTLIDCFTPRRDDFL from the coding sequence ATGAGCAAATTTCCCATCGTCGTCACAGGAGACGGCGTCACACGACAGGTTCTCGCGGATCACCCCGACCTGATGGTCGTCGCCTTTCGTTTTCAGCACAAAGGGGCTGTTGGCGCGCTCCATGATCACCCTCATGTTCAATCGACATATGTTGAGCAGGGGCGGTTTCGGTTCACCCTAGGTGATGAAAAACGTGAGGTCGGTCCGGGCGACAGCTTTGTCGTTCCGACAGGCATGACGCATGGATGCGTGTGCTTGGAACCGGGCACCTTGATTGATTGCTTTACCCCGCGGCGCGATGATTTCCTTTGA
- a CDS encoding response regulator gives MVEDNPRVRKLSIERIRDLGYRTLEAASGDDAYVLLQSGVDVDIVFSDLVMPGTLNGYDLAAKIRAEFPTVRVLLTSGYASDVVTSKLGGTSDYEVLHKPYRQSDLAERLQALL, from the coding sequence GTGGTGGAAGACAATCCCCGTGTGCGCAAGCTGTCCATCGAACGCATCCGCGATCTGGGGTACCGGACGCTTGAGGCGGCCAGTGGTGATGACGCGTACGTGCTGTTGCAGTCCGGTGTCGACGTCGACATCGTGTTTTCCGACCTGGTGATGCCCGGAACACTGAACGGGTATGATCTGGCCGCGAAGATACGTGCCGAGTTTCCCACGGTCCGTGTCTTGCTGACCTCCGGTTACGCGAGCGACGTGGTCACAAGCAAGCTAGGGGGGACGTCGGATTACGAAGTATTGCACAAACCCTACAGGCAGTCGGATCTCGCAGAACGTCTTCAGGCGCTTCTGTAA